In a genomic window of Polyodon spathula isolate WHYD16114869_AA chromosome 21, ASM1765450v1, whole genome shotgun sequence:
- the LOC121296197 gene encoding CCR4-NOT transcription complex subunit 1-like isoform X9, giving the protein MNLDSLSLALSQISYLVDNLTKKNYRASQQEIQHIVNRHGPEADRHLLRCLFSHVDFSGDGKSSGKDFHQTQFLIQECVSLITKPNFISTLSYAIDNPLHYQKSLKPSPHLFTQLSKVLKLSKVQEVVFGLALLNSSSSDLKGFAAQFVKQKLPDLLRSYVDADIGGNQEGGFQDIAIEVLHLLLSHLLFGQKGASGVGQEQIEAFLKTLCRDFPQERCPVVLAPLLYPEKRDFLMDRILPDSGGLAKTMMESSLADFMQEVGYGFCTSLEECRNIIMQYGVREVTASQVARVLGMMARTHSGLSDGIPLQSISAPGSGIWSDGKDKTDGSQAHTWNVEVLIDVVKELNPNLNFKEVTYELDHHGFIIRDSKALQIVVYGIQRGLGMEVFPVDLIYRPWKHAEGQLSFVQHSLMNPDIFCFADYPCHTVAIDILKAPPEDDNREIATWKSLDLIESLLRLSEVGQYEQVKQLFNFPIKHCPDMLVLALLQISTSWHTLRHELISTLMPIFLGNHPNSAIILHYAWHGQGQSPSIRQLIMHSMAEWYMRGEQYDQAKLSRILDVAQDLKSLSMLLNGTPFAFVIDLAALASRREYLKLDKWLTDKIREHGEPFIQASVTFLKRRCPSIMGGLAPEKEQPKSAQLPPETLATMLACMQSCAGSVSQELSETILTMVANCSNVMNKARQPPPGVMPKGRAPSTSSLDAISPVQIDPLSGMASLNISGSAASHTQSMQGFPTNLSSAFSNPQSPAKAFPALTNPSQTTPFSGIGGLSSQLPGSLGSSSLTSMGSGLGIPTVNSDPFGQRKMSTSGLNPPTFQQSKIMPSDLSQVWPEANQHFSKEIDDEANSYFQRIYNHPPHPTMSVDEVLEMLQRFKDSNIKREREVFNCMLRNLFEEYRFFPQYPDKELHITACLFGGIIEKGLVTYMALGLALRYVLEALRKPFGSKMYYFGIAALDRFKNRLKDYPQYCQHLASITHFLQFPHHLQEYIEYGQQSRDPPVKMQGSITTPGSLALAQAQAQAQVPPKAPLPGQVSTIVTTSTTATVAKTTTITRPTGVSFKKDVPPSINTTNIDTLLVATDQTERIVEPPENVQEKIAFIFNNLSQSNMAQKVEELKETVKEEFMPWVSQYLVMKRVSIEPNFHSLYSNFLDTLKNQDFIKMVLSETYRNIKVLLTSDKAAANFSDRSLLKNLGHWLGIITLSKNKPILYTDLEIKSLLLEAYVKGQQELLYVVPFIAKVLESSVRSMIFRPQNPWTMAIMNVLAELHQEHDLKLNLKFEIEVLCKNLSLDINDLKPGNLLKDKEKLKALDEQLSAPKKEAKPPEEMLPIVPPAATSTPATTTTCTATGPPTPQFSYHDINVYALAGLAPHINFNQNIPLFQAHLQLKQYVRQAIERAVQELVHPVVDRSIKIAMTTCEQIVRKDFALDSEESRMRVAAHHMMRNLTAGMAMITCREPLLMSIASNLKNSFATALRAPTQQQREMMEQAAAQIAQDNCELACCFIQKTAVEKAGPEMDKRLATEFELRKHARQEGRRYCDPVVLTYQAERMPEQIRLKVGGVDPKQLAVYEEFARNVPGFLPSNDLSQPTGFLAQPMKQPAWATDDVAQIYDKCIADLEQHLHAIPPALAMNPQTQALRSLLDAVVVARSSRETIAALGLLQKAVEGLLDATSGADADLLLRYRECHLLVLKALQDGRAYGSQWCNKQITRCLIECRDEYKYNVEAVELLIRNHLVNMQQYDLHLAQSMENGLHYMAVAFAMQLVKLLLVDERSVSHITEADLFHTIETLMRTSAHSRANAPEGLPQLMEVVRSNYEAMIDRAHGGPNFMMHSGISQASEYDDPPGLREKAEYLLREWVNLYHSAAAGRDSTKAFSAFVGQMHQQGILKTDDLITRFFRLCTEMCVEISYRAQAEQQHNPAASAAIIRAKCYHNLDAFVRLIALLVKHSGEATNTVTKINLLNKVLGIVVGVLIQDHDVRQTEFQQLPYHRIFIMLLLELNAPEHVLETINFQTLTAFW; this is encoded by the exons ACACAGTTTTTGATCCAGGAGTGTGTGTCACTTATAACCAAGCCAAATTTTATCTCGACGCTGTCCTACGCTATTGACAATCCATTACACTATCAGAAG agtTTAAAACCTTCACCCCATTTGTTTACTCAGCTGAGTAAAGTTCTCAAGTTAAGCAAGGTTCAAGAG gttgtttttGGCCTTGCGTTGTTGAATTCTTCCAGCTCAGATCTGAAAGGGTTTG ctgccCAGTTTGTGAAACAGAAGCTCCCCGATCTTCTGCGTTCGTACGTAGACGCGGACATTGGGGGTAACCAAGAAGGTGGCTTCCAGGATATTGCAATAGAGGTCCTGCACCTTCTCCTCTCCCATCTCCTCTTTGGGCAGAAGGGAGCCTCTGGAGTCGGACAGGAACAGATTGAAGCTTTCCTCAAGACTCTCTGCAGAG ATTTTCCCCAGGAGCGCTGTCCTGTGGTGCTTGCACCACTGCTTTACCCTGAAAAACGGGACTTTCTGATGGACAGGATCCTGCCAGACTCTGGAGGGTTAGCTAAGACCATGATGGAGAGTTCTCTAGCAGACTTTATGCAAGAAGTTGGCTACGGCTTTTGTACAAG TCTTGAAGAATGCCGCAATATAATCATGCAGTATGGAGTTCGGGAGGTCACCGCATCCCAGGTGGCCAGAGTCCTGGGCATGATGGCCCGCACTCACTCTGGATTGTCTGATGGCATTCCCCTTCAG TCCatctctgctcctggcagtgggaTCTGGAGTGATGGGAAGGATAAGACTGATGGATCTCAGGCTCACACCTGGAATGTGGAAGTTTTAATTGATGTTGTTAAAGAACTG AATCCCAATTTGAACTTCAAGGAAGTGACATACGAACTTGATCATCATGGGTTCATCATTCGGGACAGCAAGGCACTACAGATAGTGGTGTATGGTATCCAAAGGGGACTGGGAATGGAAGTGTTCCCTGTGGATCTCATTTACAGACCTTGGAAACATGCAGAGGGCCAG CTGTCTTTTGTTCAACATTCCCTGATGAACCCAGATATCTTCTGTTTTGCGGATTATCCCTGTCATACTGTtgctattgatattttaaaagcacCACCGGAGGATGATAACCGGGAAATAGCAAcgtg GAAGAGTCTGGACCTAATTGAAAGTTTGTTACGTCTGTCAGAGGTGGGGCAGTACGAGCAGGTGAAACAGCTCTTTAACTTCCCCATCAAGCACTGTCCTGATATGTTAGTTCTGGCCTTACTACAGATAAGTACCTCCTGGCACACACTGCGCCATGAACTTATCTCTACCCTCATGCCAATCTTCTTGGGAAACCATCCCAACTCTGCCATTATTTTGCACTACGCTTGGCACGGACAG GGTCAGTCACCCTCTATCCGTCAACTGATCATGCACTCTATGGCAGAGTGGTATATGAGGGGAGAACAATACGATCAGGCCAAGCTCTCTCGCATTCTAGATGTGGCTCAGGACCTGAAG tCTCTATCCATGCTGCTAAATGGTACTCCGTTTGCCTTTGTTATTGACCTTGCTGCACTTGCATCTCGCCGAGAATACCTCAAACTTGACAAATGGCTGACAGATAAAATACGGGAGCATGGG GAACCTTTCATCCAGGCCAGTGTGACATTCTTAAAGCGACGGTGCCCTTCCATCATGGGAGGCCTGGCTCCAGAAAAGGAGCAGCCCAAAAGTGCACAGCTCCCTCCTGAAACACTGGCTACCATGCTGGCCTGTATGCAGTCCTGTGCAGG GAGTGTTTCCCAGGAACTGTCAGAAACAATTCTGACCATGGTAGCGAACTGTAGCAATGTCATGAACAAAGCCAGACAACCACCCCCAGGAGTCATGCCAAAGGGACGTGCTCCTAGCACCAGCAGCTTAGATGCTATCTCCCCTGTACAG ATTGATCCCTTGTCTGGGATGGCATCTCTGAATATAAGTGGCTCTGCTGCGTCCCACACGCAGAGCATGCAGGGATTTCCCACAAACCTGAGTTCTGCATTCAGCAACCCCCAGTCACCAGCCAAGGCTTTCCCTGCTCTCACCAATCCCAGCCAGACAACACCATTCAGTGGCATTGGAGGCCTCTCATCTCAACTTCCAG GTTCTTTAGGATCGAGTAGCTTGACAAGCATGGGAAGTGGACTTGGTATACCAACTGTGAACAGTGACCCTTTTGGACAGAGAAAGATGAGCACATCTGGATTGAACCCACCCACCTTCCAGCAGAGTAAGATAATGCCTT CTGATCTCTCTCAGGTGTGGCCTGAGGCAAACCAGCACTTTAGCAAAGAGATTGATGATGAAGCCAACAGCTACTTTCAGCGCATTTACAATCATCCACCTCACCCCACCATGTCCGTGGATGAG GTCCTGGAGATGTTGCAGAGGTTCAAGGACTCCAACATTAAGCGGGAGCGTGAAGTGTTTAATTGCATGCTGAGGAACCTATTTGAGGAGTATCGTTTCTTCCCTCAGTATCCTGACAAGGAACTGCACATCACTGCCTGCCTCTTTGGTGGAATCATTGAGAAGGGACTGGTCACGTACATGGCGCTGGGGCTGGCCCTGCGCTATGTCCTTGAAGCCTTAAGGAAACCATTTGGATCCAAGATGTATTACTTTGGTATCGCTGCCCTAGATAGATTTAAAAATAG atTGAAGGATTATCCCCAGTATTGTCAGCACTTGGCATCTATTACTCACTTTCTACAGTTCCCTCATCATTTACAGGAG TATATCGAGTATGGGCAACAGTCCCGCGACCCTCCAGTGAAGATGCAGGGCTCGATCACTACGCCTGGCAGCCTTGCTCTTGCacaggctcaggctcaggctcaagtGCCCCCCAAGGCTCCTCTCCCTGGCCAGGTTAGCACCATAGTAACAACATCTACCACAGCCACTGTTGCTAAAACCACTACCATCACCCGCCCCACTGGAGTCAGCTTCAAGAAGGATGTGCCT CCTTCCATAAACACAACCAACATTGACACACTGCTTGTGGCCACAGACCAAACAGAAAGAATAGTGGAGCCACCTGAAAATGTTCAAGAGAAGATTGCCTTCATCTTTAACAATCTCTCTCAGTCCAATATGGCACAAAAG GTTGAAGAGCTGAAGGAGACCGTGAAAGAGGAGTTTATGCCTTGGGTTTCGCAATATCTCGTGATGAAGAGAGTCAGCATTGAGCCCAACTTTCACAGCCTTTACTCCAACTTCCTGGATACACTGAAAAACCAAGATTTTATCAAAATGGTTCTAAGTGAAACCTACAGAAATATAAAG GTCCTACTGACTTCCGATAAAGCTGCAGCTAACTTCTCTGATAGATCCCTCCTGAAGAACCTGGGCCACTGGCTGGGCATTATCACAttgtcaaaaaacaaacccatCTTGTATACA gATTTGGAAATAAAGTCTTTGCTGCTGGAAGCTTACGTGAAGGGACAGCAAGAGCTTCTCTATGTGGTCCCATTTATTGCCAAAGTGTTGGAATCCAGCGTGAGGAGTATG ATTTTCAGGCCTCAGAACCCATGGACTATGGCAATCATGAATGTACTGGCAGAACTTCACCAGGAGCATGACTTGAAG CTGAACCTGAAGTTTGAGATTGAAGTACTGTGCAAGAATCTGTCCCTGGATATCAATGACCTTAAGCCTGGAAACCTGCTGAAAGACAAAGAAAAGTTGAAGGCCCTAGATGAGCAGCTTTCCGCACCAAAGAAGGAAGCTAAACCACCTGAGGAAATGCTACCCATTGTCCCACCTG CTGCAACGTCTACACCTGCCACAACTACTACATGCACAGCCACAGGTCCACCAACTCCTCAGTTTAGTTATCATGATATTAATGTCTATGCTCTGGCAGGGCTTGCTCCTCACATAAATTTCAACCAAAAT ATACCCTTGTTCCAGGCCCACCTGCAACTGAAGCAGTATGTGCGGCAAGCTATAGAGAGGGCAGTCCAGGAGCTTGTTCACCCTGTTGTGGATCGCTCCATCAAAATTGCCATGACCACCTGCGAGCAGATTGTCAGGAAGGACTTTGCTCTGGACTCTGAGGAGTCACGCATGCGTGTTGCCGCACATCATATGATGCGTAACCTGACAGCAGGGATGGCTATGATCACCTGTAGGGAACCTCTGCTCATGAGCATCGCTAGCAATCTGAAGAACAGCTTTGCTACGGCCCTCAGG GCTCCAACCCAACAACAGAGGGAAATGATGGAACAGGCAGCCGCACAGATAGCCCAGGATAACTGTGAACTTGCTTGCTGCTTTATACAGAAAACAGCAGTGGAAAAAGCTGGCCCAGAAATGGATAAGAGGCTCGCAACT GAATTTGAGCTGCGAAAACATGCCAGACAAGAGGGCCGTCGATACTGCGATCCTGTGGTACTGACCTATCAAGCAGAGCGCATGCCAGAACAAATCAGGCTTAAG GTCGGTGGTGTGGACCCTAAGCAGCTGGCTGTTTATGAGGAGTTTGCACGCAATGTTCCCGGTTTCCTTCCCAGCAATGATCTCTCACAGCCCACAGGTTTCCTGGCTCAACCCATGAAG CAACCAGCCTGGGCAACAGATGATGTGGCACAGATCTATGACAAGTGCATTGCTGATCTGGAGCAGCACTTGCATGCAATCCCTCCTGCGTTGGCTATGAACCCCCAGACGCAGGCCCTGCGTAGTCTGCTAGACGCTGTGGTGGTGGCAAGGAGTTCACGCGAAACCATTGCAGCATTGGGCTTGCTACAGAAG GCTGTGGAAGGATTACTCGATGCGACAAGTGGTGCTGATGCAGACCTCCTGCTCCGGTACCGTGAGTGTCACCTGTTGGTTCTGAAGGCCCTGCAGGATGGCCGTGCCTATGGCTCTCAGTGGTGCAACAAGCAGATCACCAG GTGCTTGATTGAATGTCGTGACGAGTACAAATACAATGTTGAAGCTGTGGAGCTGCTGATCAGAAACCATCTGGTTAATATGCAGCAGTATGACCTACACCTAGCCCAG TCAATGGAAAATGGCCTGCATTATATGGCTGTGGCGTTCGCTATGCAGTTGGTGAAGTTACTTCTGGTGGATGAGAGGAGTGTGAGCCACATCACTGAAGCTGACCTGTTCCACACCATTGAGACACTCATGAGGACCAGTGCCCACTCCAGAGCAAATGCTCCTGAGGG GCTGCCCCAGCTAATGGAAGTGGTCCGGTCAAACTATGAAGCAATGATTGACCGTGCCCACGGAGGGCCTAATTTCATGATGCACTCTGGGATCTCGCAGGCATCGGAATATGATGACCCTCCTGGCCTGAGGGAGAAGGCAGAGTACCTACTGAGAGAATGGGTGAACCTCTACCACTCTGCAGCTGCCGGTCGAGACAGCACCAAGGCTTTCTCTGCCTTTGTGGGACAG ATGCACCAGCAGGGAATCCTGAAGACAGACGATCTGATAACCCGTTTCTTCCGACTGTGCACGGAGATGTGTGTGGAGATCAGTTACCGCGCACAGGCAGAACAGCAGCACAACCCTGCTGCCAGTGCTGCCATCATCCGTGCCAAGTGCTACCATAACCTAGATGCCTTTGTTAGACTCATCGCACTTCTAGTCAAACACTCTGGAGAGGCGACTAACACAGTGACGAAGATCAACCTACTCAACAAg GTTCTGGGTATTGTGGTCGGAGTCCTTATTCAGGACCATGATGTCCGGCAGACTGAGTTTCAACAACTGCCCTATCACAGAATTTTCATCATGCTGCTGTTGGAGTTGAATGCACCAGAGCATGTACTGGAAACCATTAACTTCCAGACATTGACTGCTTTCTGGTAA